The region GGTCCATGGCGGAGATCCAGACGCGAACAAACACCTACATCctggacgaggaggatgatgctttcaagCGAAGGCGCACGAAAAAGGAGAAGGACGGCGAACAGGGGACGCTTCGCCAAGAGAAAAACGGAATAAGGAGAGGGGAGAGGGCAGCAAAAAGCGAGACAGGAAGGTGAGGACATGAGAGAAGGCTGCGAAGGAGCCATTGTACCCTAAGAGAGAAAATTTTGAGTGCCGCAGACCGTGGCATAAAGCTAACCCTCGCCGGCGAGAGGAGTCAGGTAAGAGTCTTAATGCACATTTGACGGAGTTGCTTCGTGAAGTCGGTAACCCACGCGGTTGAGGAAGGCGAGAAATAGGCCGACCCGCCCCGAGTGGGGTTGGATAAAATGAACTGGTGCGAGTATCACCGTTCGGCAGGCCATGACACGGAATATTGCTTTACCCTGAAGAACGAGATTGAGAGGCTCATTCGAGCGGGACGATCGCAGATGAACGACCGTGGCGATCGGTGGAATGGAAAACGGCAGTAAGGGAACCGGTACAGAGGGGGCCGTCAGCAGGATGACCGCAGGCGAGACGACCGCCGACGCACGCCAACCgctgacaaaaaggaaacactagcaacaaggaagaagggggcgGAAGAAACCTTTAATAAAGACCTTGAGCCGCCAGTTGGGACAATAAACACAATCGCGGGTGGCTTCGGCGGGGGCGGAGACACAGCGTCGGCAAGGCGAAGGCACGTGAGAGCAGTGACATCAGTGCAACAGTATGAAACTCCATTCGGTTTCCAACATccagatattgtgatattgtcgGCAGATTTCGAAGGGATCAAGACACACAAGGACGATCCTGTGGTTGTAATGATAAGGATTAACAGTTTTAATGTACGGCTGGTTCTTTTGGACCAAGGGAGCTCCGCTGACATCATCTACGGAGATGCTTTTGATCAATTAGGATTGACGGACAAAGATTTGATGCCCTAAATAGGAACGTTGGTAGGCTTCTCGGGCGAGCAACTCTGGGTACACATATATGTAGATCTGGACACAGTCTTTGGTATCAACGATAACGCCAAGCTAATCCGCGTAAGGTATCTTGTATTGCAGGTTGTGGCATCCTACAACGTCATCATCGGAAGGAACACACTCAATCGCCTCTGTGCAGTAATTTTGACGGCACACCTGGCGGTGAAATATCCGCTGATAAGTGAAAAAGTGGGAAAGATTGTAGTTGATCAGAGGAGGGCGAGAGAATGTTACAACAACTGTCTCAACTTGTATGGAAAGAAAGGAGCTAGCGAGGGACACATGTGTCTTGAGGTTGAGGTCATCCAAGGTAACCAAGGCAGGCAATGGGAATCGAAGCACGAGGTTGACAGGAAGATAGCAAGATCAGGGAGCAACAAAGGACAGGTCAGGATAGATGGCAGGACGGGCAAGGATGGACAGTTCACGGACGCTCATGCAGAGGAGCGTTGGGCAAGTGTGATCGCAGATTTAGAAGCATATAAATTCAGCTGGGGGTGTTggcgatcgagcccaggctcacggTTAGTCAAGAGAGACACTTAGAGAAGCTGGTAGAGGACAActttgacctcttcagctggagctCAAAAGACCTTGAACTCTTGGAACTGCCGATGTTCAGGAAACAAAGTCTCTTGAATTCAGGGCGATATTAAAGTATTGGAATAACAGGACTTCGACCTTCGATCTGGAGCTTCGAACTGATCTAAACACTTAGCCAATTTATAAATCAAAATTTGAAGATTCAATCTCATGGTCTTGACCTGTGATTATGTGAAGTTCTTCCACAAACTCCTACCTTCGAACCTACTCTTGAGTCTTGTGGAACTCATTCGAATGTatcatagaaaaataaataaggtGAAATCTGTGGTACCCCAAAATTATTTTGGGTATGATACTCGCATTAATAAAGTAATTTAGCAGATTATTGTCATGTGAAATAAATTTTTAGCTGTCAAGGTTTATTGATGACAGAGTTGACGATATCTGGAGATCATGATCGGCGAACGATGAAAACCATGGTGTCCGACACCTTTGttttgaaataaattttttacGATGCAGAGGAGAAGAAGGGTTGGGAACTTTCTGGAGGATTACTTTGCAAATAATGATGAGAATATTAACACTTAAAATTTAGAGTATGTTTTTTATTGGTACACGTCATTTAGAGCATGTATGACTCAATCAAGACATGTATATTTATTGATACACATCATTTTAAGTACCATATCTTGATCTAacttaaggtaccacaacaagCATCTAGAAATAAAGGGGAATAAGAATAATAGCGCGGTAGTCGTGTATCTACCACATCTAAAGTAGCGATGGTGTCTAGTGATGCTACTAAGCGCATAAATTAACCATGCCAGCAGAACTTGCAATTCAGCAGACTTTGTGACACAAATAGTAGTTGTAAACTCATATCTCTTTTAACTATATTAGTTATGCCATTGGCCAATGATGTTGGCAAAGATGGGATGATCTTAACTGTCGTCACTGATCAATCATTTGTCACAGAAGCAACATGAACATTAATGAAATCATTTTCTATATCATAGGAACAGAACTAGGCTGATATATATTGACGAATCACTAACCCAATgagaaatataaaaataaaaatattttatattctaCCTCTTGTaacatttatattttttgatCTATTCTGTGAAATATGTTGCCAAATGCCTTTAATTAAATAAGCTAACTTTAAGCTTTTATCTAAGTTAATAGATAGATGCTCCCAAACTTATATTTTTATACCTTGTACTCAATAATTTATAACAAGTGTAGCTATCCCCAACCTAAATTTATGGGGTGTGTTATAATgacataaaatttaaatttgtgtGGACTTTACTCTTAGTTCGAAAGttaaatttatatgtatattttatttagtttattttataagATACAAAAGATCTCATCactcataacaacaacaaaTCGTAAGCCCGGTAAGAGCGAATACAAAACAATTTCCTCCTTTCTTATAACCACTCCTAAAGCAGTTTTCTCTACAATCTGATCCATTATAGCAAAACTCAGTCCCAATGCAAGTTCTAGGAGGATTACCAAAGCTATTCTTCGAGCCAATCGATATTCCTGCATCAAACCCAAAgttaattaaaatttcaccTTATTGATATATTAAACCAACCAATATAACTTCAAAAAATTAGAAATCATTATCTTGTGATGCACAGGTGACATCTTCTATTAAAATTTACAAACATTAAAagttgttttgaaaatattttcgaatCCCACCACTgcaaaacaatttttattttataattaacatATAAGAACATTAAACGAATAAAGCATATACCTCTTTTAGTTGGaagttttctcattttttttgttacaaaaatgtaaaaaaagcAATCAATCAAACAAACTTTTAAATTCATACCTGAAACAAAAATCAAAGTGAGGCATAAAATCAAGAGATGAGATGGACATTTGTGCATaaacattttgaggaattttaacttttattgtttttcTCACAAGATGGAGACTAATATGCATTTCTCATTATATATAGTGGACCATATATAAAtagaataacttttttttagaaAGTGATAACTTAATAAGATGATATATTGAATAGATAATTAATATCATTAAAGTCAAATTAAAtactaaatataatatttactgTATTCCAATAGTAATTAGTACTAGTATTCAAtgcaaattaatattattaattattgtaAAAATTATAATACAGGTTGACTTGagttttatattaatatatatattaatagtcACTAAAAAcactttatattattaattatagtgtaacgttactttcaaaaaaaaattatagcaacgtttaattttaaaatatttcatgaagaAATTTtccaatgtataaaaaaaaatatttcatgaagataaacaaaaataataatatattttcatttttaaaaaacattGAATGACAAATTACATTTTTAGCTATGCTATTTATTAATCATAAAGCTTGTAATACATTAAATAGAGTAAGTTGACTTGAGTTTTATACTAATAAAGTTGTTAATGAGTTATTGAAGACACTTTGTATAATTAATTAACTACTCTATCCGTTCTTTAATATATGGAAAATGCTATAGTGCACGAGACAGACCTGACGTGTAATGCACGAAGTAATTTTCTGGCGGTTATAAACCCCTTGTAGTGTTAAAACCGCCAGAAATTGCGAGTCGGATTTTGCAATTTGTGACACTTATGAGTTTCTGGAGGTTTGAAACTGCCAGGAAACGCGTTTCGTGCATGACACGACAAAATCTGTCGTGTCTTATATACTCTGCTCTTAATATATATTACTATCTTAAGAGTATTTTTGTTTCTGTTTATTTATCTGTTACATAATTTCAAGAAAACATTAATTACGTCTTATCAATTATACCCTtaacatgtttaatttttaatggtggaaggaaattttaaaaatcaaaagggAAAACTTAGATACAGTAACATTTATACAGTTGGTACTGTTTTCCAATAAAAAATTGACATATGTcccattaataattttttttcatttttaaccgCTTCCCCTGATTCCCTGTAACAAGTCACGTTAATGCTATCGTTTCTACGTCTAAATTCCAATAACAAAGAAACTGCAGTTCTCAAATCTCACTTCGGATCCAATTCCTATTGTCAATTCTTTGGCTGAAATGTTAATGCTCTATCTCCAATCAATACTTTGTTCTTGCTTtcgctcaagctaatccagtccacccgttaaggtgatttcttccttcttagaatgaaggcaatccactaatcagataattgttacaactgcacttgaaacctacaagtgactaacaatacactgacttagctatcactaagattcactctcttagtcttctctaggatccgatcaaccttgatctcctaaaggaatcaccactaagattcactctcttagtcttctctaggatccgatcaaccttgatctcctaaaggaatcaccactaagattcactctcttagtcttcttaaggatactgacctacccggtcccttaaggaaaatcaaacaactgtttgaggttggtgtttacaaaggtttgcttctaaataagctgagtgtaaaccaaataagaatagatgaagaaagtagaggcttgaatcttctcttgtattgcagctctttgttttctctcgctcttctcgctctcttagtctttcttcttttcttcagccttttatagtccaaggtgcaaaggatatttctgttgagagaatatgaccgttggagggcatttctggaacttccagaacctgctgtggctgaaccttggtaggtaggcatttcagaatagtacactgctcttgtacttctcgatagagacctttgcctttaaccattgacctctgatcagagttatgcttcgtgttggaacttgtgaagcttggtgatcagagtcagagggatgcttggatcctctgaccttcgtaacttctgcttctggaccttcagagcttctgaaccttcagagcctctggtccctcagagcttctggtcttcagatcttctgatcctcagatcttctgatcctctgatcttctgatcctctgatcttcagatcttcagatcctctgatcttctgaacttctgatcttcagatcctctgatcttctgaacttctgacgaatatatcttctggtgtcagaatcagaacctgtttgtcaaaacactcaagacaaacattagagtatcatagttgttcatccacaaataaatacttgttatcatcaaaacatagagttgtaccacatgaccaaatcttgatctaacaatctccccctttttgatgatgacaaaaccatgtattttgatgaacaactctaaacaaataaactgaatacactcagagtataaggtatcagagttaaaacttatcctgatgtgtatagtttatcttgctccttctgaatccaagtctcgtgcttgattctgagctaagctccccctgaatctaatacttaatatcaacgttagtaaagtctagattctgagctaaatgatgtaggagttgagttgtcaagatactataagttctccccctttttgtcataagcaaaaagaatgaaggtggaaaaaaaaatagtaagagtaaaagacgaaatactccccctcagaagtaataccaagggatacttggcttctgattagcatatcttctgatgagagcagaagtgtggttctggtgacatctccgttctggacaaaatttcatcttcagatacttcagaatgagaagctaggaacctgctcttcttctgatgacgcaagtcagaagttgtagtagcatcttctgatgttgttgcttctggttcgacaagttctgagtctttgtttctttctgaaacggtcatgctcatctctgcaagctttttcagctagctttgacttgaccaaatcttactctactgatgcctccaagatcaacttcaccttcaggttcaagttttggatcttgggacatatgcctttctcccatcatgtgttgcttgcatccactgtccaagttccatggttggagtttcgatggacctattgaagatatctgcaacatatataatcttatccctaggtacccactttctgggtcctttcttgttagttagcccagaagttctgacaactttgggtctttcaacaggataatatacaggaatttttgcatgatatttagacatggagaaagatccctttataagaggaggtttagcagcttcagcaggtacagggtcaggcaatatggtaccagagggaacaaagcattcatacaaagatttagctttaggcacagagggctcatttctaagtggtttagaatacccaatgccacgcattccatttctgctcacgccatagatcaatgaagccatcaagcttctatctacgcttttagccaggaatctttgaaaagtttttttatacttagattcatgcttactatcagaggcatcgcaggcaataacttcttctaacttagcaatttgattcttaagcacagagttagaattaactaaagcatggttatcatttttcaaatcagatatgattttctcatgttcagaagaagtttcagaggcagcagagaaattctttttcaaccttttatgcttagtcaagagagagttatatttatccataatttcagacaaagcatctttaagttcagaagttgagaaagagtcaaatacctcattttcatcgtcagagtctggatctccttctgattctgagtcagagtcaacagcttcctttgactctgctcctttgtctttgacaatagccatgagtccttggacttcaccatcagagtcaacatcctctgactctgattcatcaaatgtcaccatcagactcttcttggtcttgaaatgcttctttgacttttcgtcctttgatgaacctttgtatttgctctgcctgtgcttccagatgcagttgaactttctggatatcagagtcagctcatcttcatcagaatcttctgatgcttcttcggATTCTTCTGTTCCAGCTTGGAGagtcttagccttttcagatttggatttcaaggcaatagacttcttcttgtgatcttgatgttcagcacgctttaattcatgacacttcagtatgcttatgagttcttccaaactcatctgctcaacatctctagttagctccaaggaagttatcaaaggcatccagctttcaggaagacctctaaggatcctcatgacatgatccgcagtggtgtagctgttgctgaggggtcttattccagctacgagcaactgaaatctggaaaacatatcctcaatggattcgtcaggttccatttggaaggattcatactgcttgattagagacaacgcttttgtctctttcactttcttgtttccttcatgagacatctgcaaggattcaaagatgcccttggcggaatcacgatcagtaattttctcatattcttcatatgaaatggcactttgtagaatagctcttgatcggtgatgatctctgaactccttcttttgatcttcactcatcttctcccttgggatttttacaccatgttcatcaacaggaggggtgtagccataaacaacaaaatcccaaagatcaggatcaaagccaagaaagaagcttttgattctatctttccaaaaatcaaatctctgaccatcaaagataggtggtcttgcactgtattgatatttgcttgtagtagtggtggaatccatgagtttttcacactggcccggatctactgaacactgttaagtgtggtaatcagaacttgcgctctgataccaattgaaggtgtgaaaaacgactagaaggggggggttgaatagcgttttcaatataaaaactttccccttaagatttaaagtaaatcttttcggtttctctaagatagatggtgcagcggataaagatagagagaagagaaaagcacacaagtattttatcctggttcacttgataaatccctcaagctaatccagtccacccgttaaggtgatttcttccttcttagaatgaaggcaatccactaatcagataattgttacaactgcacttgaaacctacaagtgactaacaatacactgacttagctatcactaagattcactctcttagtcttctctaggatccgatcaaccttgatctcctaaaggaatcaccactaagattcactctcttagtcttctctaggatccgatcaaccttgatctcctaaaggaatcaccactaagattcactctcttagtcttcttaaggatactgacctacccggtcccttaaggaaaatcaaacaactgtttgaggttggtgtttacaaaggtttgcttctaaataagctgagtgtaaaccaaataagaatagatgaagaaagtagaggcttgaatcttctcttgtattgcagctctttgttttctctcgctcttctcgctctcttagtctttcttcttttcttcagccttttatagtccaaggtgcaaaggatatttctgttgagagaatatgaccgttggagggcatttctggaacttccagaacctgctgtggctgaaccttggtaggtaggcatttcagaatagtacactgctcttgtacttctcgatagagacctttgcctttaaccattgacctctgatcagagttatgcttcgtgttggaacttgtgaagcttggtgatcagagtcagagggatgcttggatcctctgaccttcgtaacttctgcttctggaccttcagagcttctgaaccttcagagcctctggtccctcagagcttctggtcttcagatcttctgatcctcagatcttctgatcctctgatcttctgatcctctgatcttcagatcttcagatcctctgatcttctgaacttctgatcttcagatcctctgatcttctgaacttctgacgaatatatcttctggtgtcagaatcagaacctgtttgtcaaaacactcaagacaaacattagagtatcatagttgttcatccacaaataaatacttgttatcatcaaaacatagagttgtaccacatgaccaaatcttgatctaacATACGTTTCCTCCTCTTCAATTGCAAGTTCGACATTGGCTTTCCATTCTTCATGGTTGAAGCTCCATGCCTCACACCCAGTCGTCTGCACCGCTGCACTTGATAACAAAGATGGAGAAAAGGGGGCCAACAATTAACAACAACATTGGAGAAAATGGGGTCAGATCAGGAGCATCCTCTTCGGTAGAACACATCTTATTGCAGCCAGCAGCACCCAAACGAAACGAAGAAGCCAAAAACCTACAACCACATCTTGTGTTCACTTCCTTCACGAACCAGAGTCGCGTGGAGATCGTGACTCCTTCATTTCGTACGACCACCGAGCAAGAGACGACGATGACTTGTTATAGGGaaagaagttttttttaaacttacaGGAAAGaagttaaatatgaaaaaataattaatgggacagatgtcatttttttttattggaaaaCAGTAGCAACTGTATGAATGGTACTGTATCTAAGTTTTCCCCGAATCAAAATTACTAAGAGATATAAAGGGTATATTAGAAAGCTAGTaataattttaacaaaaaaCCAGAATATTAATACTATTTCTTAATACATGTGTCAAAACCTTAAAGTAACAAAATTATAGGAATAAAGGGAacattgtaaaaaaattaatgcattaaaatgACAATGCTAATTAGTCCTCCCGTCCCCATTTATAAGCATTTTTACCAta is a window of Lotus japonicus ecotype B-129 chromosome 5, LjGifu_v1.2 DNA encoding:
- the LOC130720580 gene encoding uncharacterized protein LOC130720580 isoform X2; translation: MPAAAAAPPRATLQPCAPAFGCASAVLISTGISIGSKNSFGNPPRTCIGTEFCYNGSDCRENCFRSGYKKGGNCFVFALTGLTICCCYE